Within Nocardioides rotundus, the genomic segment CGGGCGACCTTGATGAACTCCTTGCGGCGCTCCTCGGTCAGGTCGGGGAAGACGCAGCGCAGCACCTTGCCGTCGTTGGCCGGGTTGACGCCCAGGTCGGAGTCGCGGATCGCCTTCTCGATGTTCGCCATCGCGCCCTGGTCGTAGGGCTGGATCAGGATCACCCGCGCGTCCTGCGCGGTGAAGGAGGCCAGCTGCTGCAGCGGCGTCTCGGTGCCGTAGTAGTCGACGACGATCTTGTTGAACATGCTCGGCTGCGCCCGGCCCGCGCGGATCACCGCGAACTCCTCCCGGGTGGCGTCGACCGACTTGTCCATCCGGGTGTCGGCGTCCTTGAGGATGTCGTTGATCACGGTGCTCCCTGCTCTCTCGTCGTCGTGGCGGTGCCGCGGCCTCAGCCGGTGGCGCTGACCAGCGTGCCCATCTTCTCACCCCGGGCGATCCGGAGGATGGCGCCCTGCTGCTCGGCGCCGAAGACGATCAGCGGCATGTCGTTCTCCATGCACAGCGCGAACGCGGTGGCGTCGGCCACCTTGAGCCGCTGCTGCAGGACCTCGCCGAAGCTGATCGTGTCGTACTTGAACGCGTCCGGGTCCTTCTTCGGGTCGGCGCTGTAGAGGCCGTCCACGCCCTGCTTGGCCATGAGGACGACCTCGCAGCGGGTCTCCAGCGCGCGCTGCGCGGCGACGGTGTCGGTGGAGAAGTACGGCATCCCGGCGCCGGCGCCGAAGATCACCACGCGGCCCTTCTCCATGTGCCGCATCGCCCGGCGGGGCACGTAGGGCTCGGCGACCTGGCCCATCGCGATCGCGGTCTGGACCCGGGTGTCGATGCCCTCCTTCTCCAGGAAGTCCTGGAGGGCCAGGCAGTTCATCACCGTGCCGAGCATGCCCATGTAGTCGGCTCGCGCGCGGTCCATCCCCCGCTGCTGCATCTCCGCGCCGCGGAAGAAGTTGCCGCCGCCGACCACCACAGCGACCTGCACGCCCTCGCGCACGACCGAGGCGATCTCCGCGGCCACCTGGGAGACCACGTCGGGGTCCACGCCGAGGCGCCCGCCTCCGAACACCTCGCCGGAGAGCTTGAGCAGGACTCGCTGGTATCCGGTCACCGAATCTCCCTTGCCGCGTCGTGATGGACGAAGGCCGGGCCGCGGATCGTGAAGTGATCCATGGCCCGGCCTCCTCCTGGTCTCAGGTTCTGCTCGACCTTACTGGTCTCAGGCGCCGACCTCGAAGCGGACGAACCGCTGCACGGTGGTGCCGTTCTCGTCGAGGACCTGCTTGACCGACTTCTTGTTCTCGGTCACCGACGGCTGGTCCAGCAGCGCGACCTCCTTGAAGAAGGCGTTCACCCGGCCCTCGGTGATCTTGGCGATCGCCTGCTCGGGCTTGCCCTCCTCGCGCGAGGTGGCCTCGGCGATGGAGCGCTCCTTCTCCACGACGTCGGCGGGGACCTCGTCGCGGGAGAGGTACGTCGGCCGCATGGCGGCGATCTGCTTGGCGGCACCCTCGGCACCGGCCCGCTCGCCGGCGTACTCCACCAGCACGCCGATGGCGGCCGGCAGGTCGGCGGCCCGGCGGTGCAGGTAGGCCACCGTGTCGCCGTCGAAGTAGGCCACCTGGCCCAGCTCGATCTTC encodes:
- the frr gene encoding ribosome recycling factor; translation: MNDILKDADTRMDKSVDATREEFAVIRAGRAQPSMFNKIVVDYYGTETPLQQLASFTAQDARVILIQPYDQGAMANIEKAIRDSDLGVNPANDGKVLRCVFPDLTEERRKEFIKVARSKAEEGRVSVRNIRRTAKQALEKLEKDGEVGKDDVTGAEKRLDSTTKSHTDRIDELLKAKEAELLEV
- the pyrH gene encoding UMP kinase is translated as MTGYQRVLLKLSGEVFGGGRLGVDPDVVSQVAAEIASVVREGVQVAVVVGGGNFFRGAEMQQRGMDRARADYMGMLGTVMNCLALQDFLEKEGIDTRVQTAIAMGQVAEPYVPRRAMRHMEKGRVVIFGAGAGMPYFSTDTVAAQRALETRCEVVLMAKQGVDGLYSADPKKDPDAFKYDTISFGEVLQQRLKVADATAFALCMENDMPLIVFGAEQQGAILRIARGEKMGTLVSATG
- the tsf gene encoding translation elongation factor Ts, which translates into the protein MANFTAADVKKLRELTGAGMMDCKKALDEADGDFDKAVEVLRVKGAAKAAKRGAEREATSGLVVHSGGALVELRSETDFVAKNDDFIKAAQQIAEAADQAKATDAEALKAAPLGDKTVGEVVENLAITIGEKIELGQVAYFDGDTVAYLHRRAADLPAAIGVLVEYAGERAGAEGAAKQIAAMRPTYLSRDEVPADVVEKERSIAEATSREEGKPEQAIAKITEGRVNAFFKEVALLDQPSVTENKKSVKQVLDENGTTVQRFVRFEVGA